The genome window GCTGAGCTCCGAGGGTCCCGGCCTGGGCCTCCCTGGGCGGCTGCCTGGCCCGAGGTCTGGAAAAGACTGTTCTCAGAGCCGTGAGTCATCCTTCCTCCGGCTGCCCCGCGCGCCTCCCTCCTGCCCGgcgcaggcaggcaggcagcattGTTCTGGGGCGTTTCTCTGCCGCCCGTTGGCTTCACAGTTCTGACTTCTTTGTCTCCTAAATGAAGGGCCAAGCCGGGAGGGTCCCTGTTTAATAGCCCAGGATTCTCTGGGCTTTAAATTTCTGTCAGTGCTGCTTTTTTtggccagtctttttttttttttttttggcagcaatTCTCCCACCTCAGTCCTCGAAGGACCATTTTCCTCCTTAAATACATTGGTGCTTCTTCCAGGAAGGAACGTCCTGCCTGCTCTGGTTTCCTGGATGGGAGGGTGGAAGGCTGTGAACCTCTATGCCCGGGGTTGGTGTCTGATGCAGGTGGCGTGTGGGTGGCAGAGAGGGGTGACCTCAATGCAGAAAAGCCCTCTCTTCACCCAGCTCGCCCCGGAGCCTCCCACCTCTGCCGGACTGTGAGGAGGAAGATGGGAATGAGGCTGGAAGGTTGGGGGGAGACCATGACTGCCCTGGGCCTGTGCTTGAGGGCACCCAGTCAGTTGGGAAGCTGTGTTAATGAGGCCCTGGTCGTGGGTTTGGGGCCATGGGCCATACCTGAAATGTCCTCAGCTGTTTAGTGATTCAAGTGGGGTAGACTGGCCCTCCCGTGGAAATAAGGCTGAGGCTCTGTAGCCATCTGGAGGTTCCTCTGTGAACCAGCACAGCCTGGTCCTTGGTCCTGGTGGGAACACCTGGAACTCTTGGCCTCCTCATCCAAGCCACTAGCTCGGTTTCTTTCTGGCGGACCGGGCAACCAGGCCTGGGGTGCCAGGACCAGGAGGCTGGGGCTGCAGCTCAGATTTCAGCTGTACTGCGGAGAAGTCACCTCGTTTCCGGGGCTCCTTCCTTTCCCTGTCTCTAAAAGGAGGTCAGGCTGCCGTCACCTCCTCTGTCCTCTTTGAGCGTCCCGTCCGTCTCCTCACTCTTGGTGGGTtgtttgcttgtatgttttgTGATCGCGTTTATAAAGTCATCTTCAGCAAGGCTTTGCATGTCAGAACACTGTATGGTGTCCTTGGACAAGAGTATGTCCCAGTGGTCTCACTGGCCCATGATATCACCAATGCTGAGTTCTTAGATGGGAACTCCTGGACACACAGGTGATGTCCGTGTGCGCTTCAAACCCATGTGAAAGTGAATCTGAGGTTACAGATGTTCAGGAGGTCgtatttttttgtttccatactGAGCCGAGGGTGAGCAGACACCGACCTCTTCTCCTACTGTTCTTTGTCAGATCCTTTCTAGTCTCCCCTTCCTCTTGGGTGGTAGCCCTTTGAGGGTCTTCCTGTCCCCATGTGGGCACCTGTGCCCTGGTTCCACAGCCTCAGccccctgctctgccctcctgGGCCCTAGGGGTTTTGCCTTTCTTATTGTGAGCCCAGCTTTGCATCTGAAAGAACATATGTTAGATTTCATGCAGCATGTCCAGGTGTTTTGTGATTGGAGGATTTTCAGGTTGCCCcacgccaccccacccccttAACTCTTGTAAGAGGCCCTGGGCTAGATGCTGGAGATGCAAAGAAGGGCTagaaaagaaccagaaaaaaaaaaggccaaaaaagAAGGCCGGTGGTGTCCTGGCGCCAGGACAGGGACTGCACTGTACGATGAGTGTCACGCAGGACGCCGTTGGGGAGGCCTGTGGCGTCCTGCTGTTCTTTTTACTCGCGGCATTGTGAAAAACCAGAGGAGGCTTTTCATGTTTCCAGTGGACGGTGATTCTGGAGTTGATCTGCTTATTCACCCTACAAGCATTTCCTGAGTGCCTGCATGCCAGGCATAATACTCCACACTGTCACATAAACATAAACTGTCACATTTATTTCTAACAATAACTCTGGGAGGgtatttttatcctcattttacagacaagccaGCTGAAGCTCAGGGAGACAAACTTGCTCGGAGGATGCGGCCAGTCAGGGTCAGACCCACAGTGAGACGCGGGTCTTCAGTCAGTCAGACCCCAGAGCAGGGCTCTTCCTCCTACATCACGACTCTTTTTTATCATAAAGAGACTGGCCAAGTGCCAGAGGGCCTCCGTGTTCACGTTTCCCGTTGCCTCCTCGTTCTGGCATCTGGGGACTAGGTGTGGCTCTGACCCCTGACCCCCGggcctgccctgggccccagctGGCCTCGCGGTCACGTCTCTAAACGCGGTCTCTTCCCGCCCATGACAGGAAGGGTACTTAACAAACCCGAGGAGCCTCTGGGAAGACTACCCACACGTGTACCTCCCGTGAGTATTGTCACGTTCTCGCCCCCGGGAGGAGCGGGCTGGGTGCACCAGCTTCTCGCCCCAGACTGGCAGAACATGGGCCAGTGGGCATGAAGACCGGACTCCCCCACGCCTTTTGGGGCCAGTGTCGTGGAGGCCGGTCTGGGAGCCGCTTCCTCCTCCACCGCTCACGGGTGCTTCCTGCAGGAGCCTGGGTGCAGGGTGTCCGCCCGGCTGCCGTCAGGGAGGGCTGCAGATGGCGGGGGTCCAGAGGGCTTATAAACCCCAGACAGTCCTTCctcgcagttctggaggctggcagaCCTAGTGTCTGCTGAGGCTGCTTCCTGCTTCACAGATGGCATCTTCCTCATGTGCAGAAGCAGAGAAGGGTCTCTGTCACCAGGGCCCTAATCCCACTCGGGAGGGTCCACCCCTGTGCCCTCATCACCTTCCAGAGGCCCCATGTCCTGGTACCCTGTCACTGCGGGGTTAGGATTTCAAATGTGAATTTCAAGGGTGGGGGGGCGCAAGTATCGGGTCTGTAGTGGGTTCCTAAACCACCGGGAGGGAGGGGCAAGCAAAGCCACTGCCTGGAGCTCCGTGGGCTGTGCCTCCTGGCACCTGCTCACATCCACACCTGCGTCTCTGAGCTCCGTCGGACGCAGCACCCTCCCGCCTCCAGCTCTGATGGGACCCCAGGAGGGCAAAGCTTGGCCCTCGTGCCGTGCCCCCGAGACAACTCTCAGCCTTTCCTAAGACCCTTAGAACTGCAGCCCCGGAGACTTGGTGGAGTTGGATCCATCCTCTGCGGCTGAGACCCCTGCCTGCCTTGGCATGTACCCACTTGCCCACTGCCTCCTCTCTGACAGGGCTCTGGAATCAGGCCCCTCCTTAGCCTTTCCTCCTCTGGACTGAATTACCCCCGTCCTCTGCTCTTTTCATCCGTCTTGTGTCTTTTCCCGGGCTTCCTGTGGCCCTCCACGTGTGGAGCAGTGTCCCGGCCCAGGGGTCTCATGCGTGCCAGCCACCCGCCCCAGCTCCTTGCACCCAGCCCTCCCCCatcggccccgcccctccctcagCCCAGCTCCTCACCCGCCTGCCCCGCCCACCCTGAGAGGGGCCTCTCTCCATCCCTCCGGGTGACTGGCCCCCTCGTCCCCAGCTTCCAGGTGAAGTTCTTCTACCTGTGCCAGCTGGCCTACTGGCTGCACGCACTTCCCGAGCTGTACTTCCAGAAGGTACGGAAGGTGAGTACTCGCCGCTCCTCTCTGACGCCACTTGTCCCCCACCCTCCTGCTGCTCCTCCCTCTGGCCGCCCACACTTGGTgggggggtggagatgggggtgTGAGTGAGATGCTGAGCCAGCGCCTGTCAGAGTCTCCCTGACGTCCTCCAGGACTGTTGGGGGCTGCTGCCAGGTCAGCCTCTTCCTCTCACAGAGGACATGCGACTTTGGAGGAAACCTGACTCATCTTCAGGGGAGCTGATGGAGAGGTGTTTGCCTTTtccacagagattttttttttttttttaaacttccctcTGACTTATTTCCAAAAGCCCTGTTCCCCAGTCcctgtctcttctttttcaacCCAGTCCTGCCCTCTGACCACTGAGTTACTTTTGGACCTTGTACAGCTTGGTGCACAGGTCTGTGGGGGGACCCCGGTCTCTGCACCCCTCCTCCCTGCTCTGCAGCTCCCCCTGCACCTTCTTCCCCTGCTCCTGCATCTCAGGCTAAGGGAGTCAGCACATGTACcgtttgtgtctctttttttgcagGAGGAGATCCCGCGGCAGCTCCAGTACATCTGTCTGTACCTGATCCACATCGCAGGCGCGTACCTCTTAAAGTGAGTGGGACCCGGAGCGGGCCAGGTCTCCCTGCCCTTTTATGTTTGCGCTCCTCTCCACACTGTCATTCAATCAGGAGGCATTTATCAGACACGCCCTGTGCGCCACGCACCATGGTGACACCTGGGAACACATAGATGGACAGTGGATGGTTCCTTTACGTTTACCAGATTTTTTCTCCGACGAGTAGGAGAGAAAACTACAAAGATAAGTGGGATGAACACTGTGCCACCACGTGGACCACCAGGAGTGACCGCCTCAACCCGAGACAGAGCTGGGAGGGATCTGAGGCATACAGCTCCCGACCCAGGGTGTTGCAGGTTGACAGCAGCCTGAGCGGGGCTCCCGCCTCACGCGTCCAGGTGGGGGCGCTGCCAGAGCTCGTGGCCCTGGACTTCCCTTTGGTCCGCAGTGAAGTGTAGAGTAGGCACTGCTTGGCTGTCCTGAGGTCAGAAGCGTGGCCGTCACCCCGAGTGTGTCTGTAGTGAAGAGAATCCCCGCTGGGCAGGATGTGTCTTCTAGTTTGGAGTTTTCTCGGGCTGGGTTTTTTTAGCAGGACAGGAAAGCAATGCACTGTGTAACCTTCTTAGGTGACCCGGGGGTCCGGGCCCTGGGGTCTTCTGTGAGAATGACCAAACAGGGCTACCCAGAGCGGGGTCAGCTCTCCTGTCTGGAGGCTGAGAGCAGCATCCATGCCCGGACAGGCCTCTGAGGGGCATGGGCCGTGTGGGGCCCGCTCTGCTTTTGTGCTGCGTGCAGGGCAGGTCTGAGCAAGCCAGCCTGCGGTCACCCAGCAGTGAGGCGAGGCTGGGCCGAGGGGGCACAGGCAGGACCGCTcgaaggaagggaaggagcatCAGTCAGGAAAGAGTTTCCCGGGATGGGCAGGGTGAGGAGGTGGCCCCTTTGTGGTGGGAAGAGCTCTCTGAGCAGGGGACTTGGTGGGGATGCGAGTGGCAGAGTCAGGCAGGTGGAGACCTGGGGGGGGATGCTCTGCAGGAGAGGCGACCCCAGGAGCagggccctgaggtgggagcGGGGCTGGCAAGCGAGGTTGAGGCGGTCAAGGGCACGATCCCGCCGGCCAGCCCCGGCTACGTGGAGACACCGGGCCACCTTCAGTCATTTCTCTCAACCATCTCTGGATCCAGAGAACTCGTGGTTTAAGAGACCGGTTCATGCGCACGTATTCTTACATTGTATTGAGTTTTGCATCTTCACGCGCCTCTTAGCCGTGAGGACCTGGATGACAAATCGCGCAGTGGGACTCCCTCCCACCAGTCCCCCCGTATTTCCACCCGCGCACAGCTCAGCTGCTCGCCGTGAACACCTTTTCTGTGCTTGGCCCCACCCCGGGCCAGAGTGACGGGTGCTGTGAAGTCAGCCAGGTCCACGGTGGGGGGAGCGGGCGGGGGCAGCCGGCCCAGACAGGGCAGGTGAACGGCTGGGCTCGGTGTGGGGAGAGACTGGAAGGCGCAGAGCTGGATCGCGGGGTGAGGCGGGGCCCCCCGGCAATGGGCGTCTCTCCGGGACTGTGAGGCTCACCGGTGTCTCCGCAGCCTGAGCCGCCTGGGCCTCATCCTGCTCCTGCTGCAGTACTCCACGGAGTTCCTCTTCCACACGGCCCGGCTCTGCCACTTCGCGGACGAGAACAACGAGAAGCTGTGAGTGAGCTGGGCTGAggtagggggtgggatgggagggccCCGCCCTAGCAGTAGCTGGAGCCCTGGGGTTATTTTTTCCTGGAGCATCTGACACCTCAGTCCTCAAGCACCCTCCCCGACCACCCTTGAACCCGCTTTCCATTTGGGCCCCGAAGGCTGACACTCCTTCTGCACCTCCCCGTGGGCAGGTTCAACGCCTGGGCGGCCGTATTTGGAGTCACCCGCCTCTTCATCCTCACCCTGGCTGTGCTGGCCATCGGTTTCGGCCTCGCTCGCATGGAAAACCAGGCCTTTGACCCCGAGAAGGGGAACTTCAACACGTTACTCTGCAGGTGAGCTGGCCAGGAGCCTCGTGCACTCGGCCCAACTTCGGCTGGAGGTCAGGAGGGGGCAGtcccccaggtctcccgcactttGATGTTTAGAGGGGAATCTCAGACATCCGGCCAGGACGGGAGAAGAGATGCCGGCCCCCTGCTTCCGTCACAGCCGTCTTTCCTGCCTGGCCCTAGTCTGTCAGTCTGCAGGCCAGGTCCCACTGCCAACAAGAGCCCCTGCCGGCCCATGCCTCACGGCGGGTGCTGGGTTTGCAAACAGCCTCTCATTCGTCCGTCACGACCCCTTGTGGGCTCTTCACAGCGGGTTCTCCCAAGCGGCCAGGAGGGCAGCGAGGAGGCCACGGTCCTCATGACCCCCCGGGATCTGGGGTGGAGGCATCAGAGATTTGTCCGCTTTGCTCGCTGGGTGAGAAGTCAGTCTTCTAGAATGATTTCTGCTGTATCGTACCTCGGTTCACTTGAACCGCACCCCACCTCAccaacccccaccccgcccccgcccccaatGATATGGAGCTTACATGTGCCGCGTTCTGGGCGGCAGGTCCCGGGCAGGTATGTGGAGGTGTGACAGGAGCTGGAGCCACATCTGTCACCTCCTCCCGGCCTCCCCCGCCACGCGCCTGGAGCTGAGCCCGGCACCAGCCACGTTCTTCCCCAAGGGCTGGCGGGCCGGGCGCTGCGGGGTCCTGGCCGTGCCTCCGCCCGAGCCCACCCGGCCCTTCTCCCCGCAGGCTGTGCGTGCTGCTGCTGGTGTGTGCCGCCCAGGCCTGGCTCATGTGGCGCTTCATCCACTCGCAGCTGCGGCACTGGCGCGAGTACTGGAGTGAGCAGAGCGCCAAGCGCAGGGTGCCCGCCGCCCCCAGGCTGGCGGCCAGGCTCATCAAGAGGGAGTCGGGTGAGTGCGGATCTGCGTGGGGCAGGCGGGCTCCCCCAGGACCCTGGACCAGACCCGCCGCTCCTCCCTGGGCCTGGGGCTCTCTGGCTCCTGCCAGGGCCTGACTGGCACGTGGCTGGGCCCAGACGGCTTGTAGCGGGGGAGGCAGGTGAGGCGGGGGCCCTCGTGGCCGCAGAGGGCAGGGCGGCACTGGGGTGGGGAGCTCTGGCAGGAAGCATGCCCTCGGGGTGGCCTTGGGGACCCCATCAAGGGCGGCTGCCTGCCCGCGTGTCCTCACTTGCCCTCTTGCTCTGCGTCTCTGCCTGGCTGTCTCCCAGGATGCtggctctgcctctctcttcagGGGTGACCCGAGGTGACAGCGCTAGGGGCTGGCGGACGGGGGGACACCCCCTTCTTCTCTGGCCCCTGCCAGGTCCTGGGGCGCTGCCAGCCCCGAGCTCTCCGTGCAGCCTGGGGGCCTGTCTGCACCAGGCTCTGTCTTCTGAGTCACCGGCCTTTCTCCAGGTGTGGCCTGCTTGGCAGGGCTCGTGTGTGTTTGAACCAGACACGTGTGCGGCTGGGTGTGGCGAGGAGTCAGGCCtggccgggggcgggggtgggtacGGGGCGAGGCTGCAGCTGATGAGCCTCTGACTCTGAGCAAGGAGACGGGGGTGTTGTTGACAAGAAAAAGCATGGTTTTTTCGGGCAGAGGGAGCATCAGGCAAGGGGGTACCGCCTTGTCCCTGCAgcctctcctccacctcctgtCCTCCCGGTCAGCTTCCCTGACGCTTTGCTGAAGCCGGCCAGTGCCCTTCAGGGGAGCGGAGGACTCCAGAGGCTTTGGAGTGATTTCAGGGAGGGTCTGGGCTGGCCTCGGTCTGCTCCCAGGTGACCATGTGtcaccccagcccctcctgctgAAGTGCAGAGACCAGCCACCTTAGGGGGGATCAGGAGCCCCTGGAAGCAGCCTGCTGGTGTCCTTTGCCACCCAGGGCTGCAGCCCGGGTCCCCTCGGCTTGTCCCATGCAGAGCTGCCAGGCCTCCCCCCCGCCCCTccgcacccacccccaccccctgcctcccgcTTCAGACGCAACAGAAACACCATGTCCGTCTCCTTTCATTCCCAGGTTACCACGAAAATGGGGTGGTGAAAGCCGAGAATGGAACCTCCACACGGACTAAGAAACTGAAGTCTCCTTAAGGCCAAAGCGCTGAGAACAGGAATCCTCTCGTGGGGGCCAGCAGGGAGCCCCCCCACCTGCCTTCCTGCTCCAGATGCCCCGCCTCAAAACAGCACAATCCCGTCTTCACACAGggccttttcctctttctcacgTCTCGgctgtcttttcttccttctccgtGAACTGTtctcaataaaaccaaaaatctccctctctcccttcctccggCCACCTCACCTCCTCCCCTCTGTCCTGGGTGGGTTTTGCTAGAAGCCCAGGCTCTTCTCATGGTTCCTTtcctgttgccctcttctttcctttatggcttgtttctctttttactcGTTAGTGTACCTTATTGTACAATTTCTCCGTGTCTGATTTTTTACAACGAGAGGAGGCTAAGCCTGCAGTGCTTGCCATCCAACACCCAGTCCCTGGGACTTGAGTCAGCCACCCCGTGCCATGGAGCCTCCGCCAGGCCGGCAGCAGTGATCTCTGTGTGGATGGGCAGCAGGAGAGACCGGCCCTCTTGGATCATCATCTCCTAGGTGCTGATGAACTGACGAGATGTATGATTCCGGTTCTGCACGTGCCATCTTGAGCCTCCCCCCGGCCCCGGGGGCCCCTTCTAGTCCTAAGTGCCAAGGCGTTTGGCTTTGGGACGTGACTACTCACTCGTTCCAGAAGGATGGTGGTGCATCGGCAGCCACCCCTGCTCTCTGTCGGGGACCTGCTAGAGGAGGACGAGTCGTCCCACTCTACAGCAAGATCAATGTCACCTGTGCGGCGGGCGCCTCCAGAGAGAGAACGCGGCAGAAATGATGGCGTCGACCTGGCCTTCTGTGGCACGTCAGCTGCACTGCGCTTCTCATCATTCACCAGCAACCAAACCAAACAGCAGTTAACAAACCAGCCCAGTGGGGGACGCGCCGGTTCTAAACCCAGCAGCCCTGCCTGTTGGGGGCTGGCCTTGCCCCTGACTTCATCTCTCTCGCTGCAGGAACACTAAGCTCCCCGCTGACCCCTGGTGCCCCAGCAAGGGTCACCTAGGCCCCTCAACCTCGAGCCTCACTTGCTGACTGTCCTATGGAGTTGTTGTCATCGTCTGCTGCTGTTTGCTGAGCATGCCCACAGCATTTTAGACGGTGTGAACCCAGGCTGACTCAGAATCGCTCTGCTGGTTAGGTGGGCAGACCTAGCCTTGTTGACGGGAGTCTTTTTGCACCTTCCCCCCATGtgttctcccccaaccccccagaGACAAGGCTTCCAGGCCTCACGGTGCCTTGAGAGGACTCCAGCAGGGAGCAAGGCTCTCAGGAGGAGACCTGAGTGCCAAGTGGAGCTGGTGAGAGCAGGCATGTTAGTGCCATTTGAGAGGCTGGTCTTCTTTCTGACATCAGAGTAGAAAGCAAACTTTGGGTTATTACCCAGCAGGGGAGAAATGGGTCTCTTCATCAAGGCAGCTCCCTTCTCCAGGTCACTTGCCCCAGAGAGAAGTTTTAATCTCCCAGTGCCTGGGATTTGCTTCCTGACAGTCTGGTAGACCCTCGCTTCTCTGTCACCATGAGgccctggagaggggaaggggtTCTCTTGATTACCATTAGGAGAGGGACAATGCTTGTGAAAATGCAAATTCCTcccatcttttccttctccttccctgacACTTACCTGGGCTGCAAGGCAGAATGCTAGTGAAAGGGTGGCTTGTACCAACCCAGCGGACCCAGTCTAGAAAGCCCTCAGCCATTCAAATAGTCCCCCTCCCCGTTCGCAGCTGTAGCCAAGTTTGTGCTCCTACCTTGCCCAGGGATGCTGTGTATGTAGCCCGGGTCAGCCTGCAGCCTCCTCAGCCTGCCCGCCAGCCTTGCACCCGGCCCAGTCCTCTCTAGGCTGTGTCCTTGACAGTGACCCCCGGAGGCCAGCCTCATGCCTTCTCCCTGGGCCAGGGAGGAGGGAGCCGCAGCTGAGGCACTGCCCAGGGCAGCGTCCCTTCTCGGGTACCAAGGTGATCGCTGACAACACAGGTGTTTGGCGTGCCTGTGGTCTCCTCGGTTCCAAGTGCTTCACGGTGGTACCACCAGCCCGGGGCCGGGCCGACTCTCTCTGCGACCTAAACGATGGGGTCGGTCGGTTCCCCGATGAGAGTTGGGGAAATCTTCCCCGCCACGTGAGGCCCCTGAGAACATTGTGGGAGGCTAGTGTCCTACCCGCCAGCTTCAGGAGTGATTTGAGGGGAGGCTGAGAGGGTAACTGTAGGTGCCTGTCACCCCGGGCGTGCCTGGCACATTTGCTTCAGAGCAGAACCAAGCCTGTGGCAGGTTGGCTCACAGTGTGTGGCCAGGGGCCGACAGATCTCAGTTCCGCTTGGTCCTGAGAACTTGGGCTTCCTCGTCTTGGTTTGGCCATTCTGGCTATGTTCTTCAGTCTCAAATCCTCTGTGATGGCCCGGCCAGACGCCCCCAAGTTTGAGAGGCTGCTTAGCACCATCTGCCAGGAGCCAAGCAGACGCTTATCTACCTCAGCAGCCCCGCCCCACGCCAGCATCGCTGGCTGGCACATGTGGGGGCACCTGGTGGCGTGGGAGAGGAGGCCCTGGGGTGGCGATCCTAACCCTCCCTGGAGGCTCCATGATGCGAAGTTGTTTTCTCGCTCCAGGTTCTGATAACTGCATATTATTCCTAGGTTATAGGTGCCCCTTCTGAAGGCAGGGCAGTTCTTGGGGTCCCAGGAGCAGGCTGAGCTGGGCCTGGTCAGTCCTAGCCCTAGACCTGCATCCTTTCCCAATGAGGACCTCTCCCATTTCTGTCCCAAGTGGAGCTACCACACTTCAGAAACCAGACTAGATCCCTGCCCTGGCTGCCTCTGCAGAGGCTGCCATTGACTGGAAAGCCCTGGAGCTGGGCCGGGTGTTCGGGGATGCGCGTGGCTGGGTTGCTTTGGGGACCTTCTTTCTCGTTGCCTTTGACTATTTCCTTGGTGCTGAGTAGGAGGTACGGGCAGGGTGTGTGCCCCCCTTCCGGGTTCCACCACATAAAATTCTGTTCCCTGGGTTGCTTTTCAAGTTCGAGGTGGCTGCTCCCTGCAGCCTTTTGGGTTCCATCCTGGGCTTTGGCCTCCCTGTTGGTTTGTCCTAGGCCTGGGGGCCAAGAAGGCTGGGAGGTCTGCACGTGACTCAGGCCCCTGCAGGGGCCTCCGTGTCCCAGTGAACAGACCCCCTTTCCTGAGGGTCAGGGCCTGACTCCCGTGGAGTGTGGGCTGTAGGCTTGTGAGTCAGGACCGCTGAGTGGTCTTTCTCTCCCCACTGCCATCCTAGCTCACAGCCCTCTCCTCAGGAGGGCTTATGCACGACTGGACAACTGAACTATTGACGGATCACTTGGGGCCTAAGTCGCGTCTCTCCCCAGGTATGGCTGGCTCAGCGAGGAGCCTTCACCAGCTTCTCTCTCAGTTCTTGCGTGAGTAGTGATTCCTTTCAGAAGGCTGTGAAAGACCACAGGTCCCCCAGCCGCCTGCCTTTACCAGCTCATTCTTTTATGGAGGTCCCCAGAAAGCATGGGGGCGCTGGCTCTGCGAGGCCTCTTTCTGCCCTGAGCTGATCCTGTATCTTCTTGTCAGAAGTGCCTTACTTGCCGGGGTCTCCTGGCCTCCACCTGCACTGTGtggccagcccccagccccagtacAGCTACGTGGAAAAGGGACGCGGACTGTGACAGTTTCCCCTCATTCATCTTAGCCTCACCCCCGCCTGTTGTCAGGATCTGGTGGTTTCCAGTTCCTCCTTGAGTCCAAGTGGTCGTTAGGATCCCTCTCGGGGCTCCCTGGGCACCAGGCCGCCATGCCTCTGGCCCATGCGCTGAACCCTGCTCATCCAGCTCCCCCAACATGTAGAAGGAAAGGTACCCTCGCAGTAGCCTCTTCCCATTCCACCCAAAGTTTATGCAGGAAGGTGTTTACTCTTACTTCCGGTCACAAGTGTTACTCACAGATGCCCGTCTGACGTGGGTCCGGCTGGGCTGTGGCAGACGCCCCTCCATGCAGTGTTACCTTGTTGAGCATCAGCTCCCCCTCGCCCGCCCCTTCCCGCCACCTCCTCACTCTTCCGGGTTGTGCAATAACTCTCCCAGCCAGTGGTCTTTCCCACAGGCCGTCTGTCCCCTCCAGTGCCCGGCCACTGGGGCAGGACGGGACCCACGGGAGGGTGGTCGTCATCCCCAGAGAAGAAACAGTAGCCACGCTCCCTCTGTCGTTCTCGTGACCTTGGTGGCACTCTAGTGGAACATGATAGCATCGTCTTAGAAGTCcctgtattttttaaactgtttaaaaaggaaaaaaaaaaaaacatcctcACGATGGGGCATTAATAGGTTAGCATCTGAGAATAAGATCTGTGAGACACCCGAGGCATCACCAGCACTTTGCTGAAAGCGTTCAAGAGTGTGTGTGGAGAGGAGGGAGGTTTTCTTgggaatcagccatgggtggacAGCCCTGGTCACCTGATCGCCTCTGACCGGTGGTAAGTACCACCGTCTCCTTGGGTACAGAGTCAAGTGTTTATGTGACGAGACTCTACACCTCATCTTTTTCCGTTTCTCTTGTTTAATAAACATCTGAAGGATGAGCTGAGGCTGTTGGTGCCCTGAGCAACTCATAATGCAGATGTGGACGAAGTATCTCTTCTGTGTTTCAGCCTGTTCATGTTATGGACCAAATTTCCAACAAGGAACTCAAGGAAAATTTGTACCTGCCGTATTTATGCTTTCAtgtaaaagggttttttttttgtttgtttgtttttgaggggGCTCATTTTACTTTCAGTGAACTTTTTTCCAAATCCTTTTCCCACTGTTTCTGTCtggttttaaaacaaattacagttttgtatgaatttttttaaatgtacattttgaaacaaatgatcaaatatttttgaaataactgAATAAAAGGCATAGAATTATTAGTCTAATTGTCTCAGGTATAATTCCTTTTTACCTGGATGctcacatttgttttttaagttgcAGTGATTTTATTTCACCTTGAAGTCAGATGGCTATATGGGAATTGATTAGGGTGTTGCTTCAATGCATTTATAGAGTATGTTTCTTA of Cervus canadensis isolate Bull #8, Minnesota chromosome 28, ASM1932006v1, whole genome shotgun sequence contains these proteins:
- the TRAM2 gene encoding translocating chain-associated membrane protein 2, with product MAFRRRTKSYPLFSQEFVIHNHADIGFCLVLCVLIGLMFEVTAKTAFLFILPQYNVSMPTADGETVHYHYGPKDLVTVLFYIFIAIILHAVVQEYILDKISKRLHLSKVKHSKFNESGQLVVFHLSSVIWCFYVVVTEGYLTNPRSLWEDYPHVYLPFQVKFFYLCQLAYWLHALPELYFQKVRKEEIPRQLQYICLYLIHIAGAYLLNLSRLGLILLLLQYSTEFLFHTARLCHFADENNEKLFNAWAAVFGVTRLFILTLAVLAIGFGLARMENQAFDPEKGNFNTLLCRLCVLLLVCAAQAWLMWRFIHSQLRHWREYWSEQSAKRRVPAAPRLAARLIKRESGYHENGVVKAENGTSTRTKKLKSP